Proteins from one Ipomoea triloba cultivar NCNSP0323 chromosome 1, ASM357664v1 genomic window:
- the LOC116023672 gene encoding probable leucine-rich repeat receptor-like serine/threonine-protein kinase At3g14840 isoform X1, with product MSASMFITLIPIILSFFYPTFLEAQSGLLPEDELNALKEIADQLGKKDWDFSVNPCDKKFNQMKPIGNGMPEYVYNNSISCNCSFPAGICHVDAIVLKAQSLQGVLPPSLAKLPFIKTIDLSRNYLSGTIPLEWASTKLKYLAVIVNRLSGPIPKYLGNITTLEYLGLENNMFNGTVPPELGKLVKLKKLFLGANYLTGEWPKELNSLTKLKEFRLSSNNFTGKLPSFQGLGNLEELEVQASGFEGPIPENISLLTSLTELRISDLNGGGVSKFPILNSMKGLRKLLLRRCNISGKIPEYIANMTSLRQLDLSFNNLEGGIDDLQIDNAHYIYLTSNSLSGHIPQWFLNRDPRYYVDLSYNKFEDSYVPLNCRENVNLFKSHNGGDNSLIGKCLKQCTKDWYSFHINCGGGNVSIGDTTYDADDDSSGLAKFVSERENWVTSNTGFFWDKNKTLTDYTATNISLIKGKDSEIYRTARLSPLSLVYYRRCLANGNYTVKLHFAEIVLRDDNSFLSLGRRIFDVYIQGERKLKDFDIKAEAHGADKALVKQFQAVVRDKTLEVRLEYAGKGTTAVPIRGNYGSLISAISVESDFKPPKNRKTVIIVAAIASSLFLIFAILCFVGWMIYTRNKTSREKELQGLDLRTGRFTFKQIKAATNNFASANKIGEGGFGPVYKGTLLDGTVIAVKQLSSKSKQGNREFLNEISMISCLEHPNLVKLHGCCVEGKQLLLVYEYLENNSLAHALFGPEDCQLKIDWATRQRICVGIAKGLAFLHEESEIKIVHRDIKATNVLLDKELNPKISDFGLAKLDDEDKTHLSTKVAGTLGYMAPEYAMWGYLTYKADVYSFGVVALEIVAGKNNMKYQPDEDYVCLLDWALVLQENENLMELIDPRLGSDFDKEQALRMAKVALLCTNPSPVLRPSMSAVVRMLEGLDDVHAYKSDQYEFNSQAMTDQYDDIPVGSSDSPYKVNISSDASKQMMKNYIFIKYSKLYL from the exons ATGTCAGCCTCCATGTTCATAACCCTCATACCAATTATACTCTCCTTCTTCTATCCTACATTTCTTGAAGCACAGAGTGGGCTTCTTCCTGAAGATGAAT TAAATGCACTGAAGGAAATAGCAGATCAATTGGGGAAGAAGGATTGGGATTTCAGTGTAAATCCTTGTGACAAGAAATTTAACCAGATGAAACCAATAGGGAATGGCATGCCAGAATATGTGTACAATAATTCTATCAGTTGCAATTGTAGCTTCCCTGCTGGTATTTGCCATGTTGACGCCAT AGTTTTGAAAGCACAGAGTCTGCAAGGTGTCCTTCCTCCTTCATTGGCGAAGTTACCCTTCATCAAGACAAT TGATCTGAGCCGAAACTACTTAAGTGGTACAATTCCTCTTGAATGGGCTTCTACCAAATTGAAATATCT GGCTGTTATTGTGAATCGATTGTCGGGACCAATTCCAAAATACTTGGGAAATATAACGACTCTGGAATATTT GGGCTTGGAGAACAACATGTTCAATGGAACTGTCCCACCTGAGCTTGGGAAActtgtcaaattaaaaaaact CTTTCTTGGTGCTAATTATCTCACAGGTGAATGGCCAAAAGAACTTAATTCTCTTACAAAATTGAAGGAGTT TAGGCTCAGCAGTAATAACTTCACTGGGAAACTGCCTAGCTTTCAAGGTTTGGGAAACCTTGAAGAACT AGAGGTTCAAGCAAGTGGCTTTGAAGGGCCCATACCTGAAAATATTTCTCTTTTGACAAGCTTAACAGAACT TAGAATCAGTGACCTAAATGGTGGTGGTGTCTCCAAGTTTCCTATATTAAACAGCATGAAAGGACTGAGAAAGTT ATTATTGAGGAGGTGTAATATTTCTGGGAAGATACCTGAATATATAGCTAATATGACAAGCTTGCGACAATT AGATTTGAGTTTTAATAATCTGGAAGGAGGGATTGATGATCTTCAAATCGATAATGCACACTACAT ATATCTAACAAGCAACTCGCTTAGTGGGCATATTCCTCAATGGTTTCTAAACCGAGATCCCAGATA TTATGTCGATCTTTCATACAATAAGTTTGAGGACAGTTATGTGCCACTAAATTGTCGGGAAAATGT AAACTTATTCAAAAGCCATAATGGAGGAGATAATTC ACTAATTGGTAAGTGTCTAAAGCAATGCACGAAAG ATTGGTATTCATTTCACATCAATTGTGGTGGGGGAAATGTTTCGATTGGTGACACTACATATGATGCAGATGACGATTCTAGCGGCCTTGCAAAATTTGTTTCAGAAAGAGAGAACTGGGTAACCAGTAATACGGgatttttttgggataaaaataaaacactaaCTGACTATACAGCAACAAATATATCTCTTATCAAGGGAAAAGACTCTGAAATCTACAGGACAGCTCGCTTGTCTCCTTTATCTCTGGTATATTACAGACGCTGTTTAGCAAATGGGAACTACACTGTGAAGCTTCATTTTGCAGAGATAGTTTTGAGAGATGACAATTCTTTTCTAAGTCTTGGAAGGCGCATATTTGATGTTTATATACAG GGCGAGAGGAAATTAAAGGATTTTGATATTAAAGCTGAAGCACATGGAGCTGATAAAGCGTTGGTTAAACAATTTCAAGCAGTTGTCAGAGATAAAACTCTCGAGGTGCGCCTTGAGTATGCTGGAAAAGGAACAACAGCGGTCCCAATTAGAGGAAATTATGGCTCTTTAATATCTGCCATTTCTGTGGAATCTG ATTTCAAGCCTCCCAAAAATAGAAAGACTGTAATTATAGTTGCTGCAATAgcttcttctttgtttcttattttTGCAATTCTCTGTTTCGTTGGATGGATGATCTACACTAGAAACAAGACCTCACGGGAAAAGG AACTACAAGGCCTTGATCTACGAACTGGTCGATTTAcctttaaacaaattaaagccgCAACAAATAACTTTGCTTCTGCAAATAAGATTGGGGAAGGTGGTTTCGGACCTGTGTACAAG GGTACATTATTGGATGGTACAGTTATTGCTGTGAAACAACTCTCGTCCAAATCAAAACAAGGAAACCGTGaatttttgaatgaaataagcATGATTTCTTGTTTGGAGCACCCTAATCTTGTGAAACTTCATGGGTGTTGTGTTGAGGGAAAGCAGTTGTTGTTGGTGTATGAGTACTTGGAAAACAATAGCCTTGCCCATGCTCTATTTg GTCCAGAAGATTGTCAACTGAAAATAGACTGGGCTACCAGACAAAGAATCTGTGTTGGTATTGCAAAAGGTTTAGCTTTCTTGCATGAAGAATCAGAAATAAAAATTGTTCATAGAGACATTAAAGCCACTAATGTGCTTCTTGACAAAGAACTCAATCCAAAAATTTCTGACTTCGGTCTAGCTAAACTTGATGATGAAGACAAGACACACCTCAGCACAAAAGTTGCTGGGACATT AGGATATATGGCTCCTGAATATGCAATGTGGGGCTACTTAACGTACAAAGCTGATGTCTATAGTTTCGGAGTGGTGGCACTTGAAATTGTTGCCGGGAAGAACAACATGAAGTATCAACCTGATGAGGACTATGTTTGCCTCCTTGATTGG GCACTAGTtcttcaagaaaatgaaaaccTAATGGAGCTAATTGATCCAAGATTAGGTTCTGATTTTGACAAAGAACAAGCTCTCAGAATGGCCAAAGTGGCTTTGCTTTGTACTAATCCTTCCCCAGTCCTTAGGCCATCCATGTCTGCAGTTGTTAGAATGCTTGAAGGCCTTGATGATGTTCATGCGTACAAATCCGATCAATACGAATTCAATTCTCAAGCAATGACAGATCAATATGATGATATTCCAGTCGGCTCAAGTGATTCTCCCTACAAAGTAAATATTTCTTCAGATGCAAGTAAACAAATGATGAAAAATTATATCTTTATTAAATACAGTAAATTATACTTGTAA
- the LOC116023672 gene encoding probable leucine-rich repeat receptor-like serine/threonine-protein kinase At3g14840 isoform X2, giving the protein MSASMFITLIPIILSFFYPTFLEAQSGLLPEDELNALKEIADQLGKKDWDFSVNPCDKKFNQMKPIGNGMPEYVYNNSISCNCSFPAGICHVDAIVLKAQSLQGVLPPSLAKLPFIKTIDLSRNYLSGTIPLEWASTKLKYLAVIVNRLSGPIPKYLGNITTLEYLGLENNMFNGTVPPELGKLVKLKKLFLGANYLTGEWPKELNSLTKLKEFRLSSNNFTGKLPSFQGLGNLEELEVQASGFEGPIPENISLLTSLTELRISDLNGGGVSKFPILNSMKGLRKLLLRRCNISGKIPEYIANMTSLRQLDLSFNNLEGGIDDLQIDNAHYIYLTSNSLSGHIPQWFLNRDPRYYVDLSYNKFEDSYVPLNCRENVNLFKSHNGGDNSLIDWYSFHINCGGGNVSIGDTTYDADDDSSGLAKFVSERENWVTSNTGFFWDKNKTLTDYTATNISLIKGKDSEIYRTARLSPLSLVYYRRCLANGNYTVKLHFAEIVLRDDNSFLSLGRRIFDVYIQGERKLKDFDIKAEAHGADKALVKQFQAVVRDKTLEVRLEYAGKGTTAVPIRGNYGSLISAISVESDFKPPKNRKTVIIVAAIASSLFLIFAILCFVGWMIYTRNKTSREKELQGLDLRTGRFTFKQIKAATNNFASANKIGEGGFGPVYKGTLLDGTVIAVKQLSSKSKQGNREFLNEISMISCLEHPNLVKLHGCCVEGKQLLLVYEYLENNSLAHALFGPEDCQLKIDWATRQRICVGIAKGLAFLHEESEIKIVHRDIKATNVLLDKELNPKISDFGLAKLDDEDKTHLSTKVAGTLGYMAPEYAMWGYLTYKADVYSFGVVALEIVAGKNNMKYQPDEDYVCLLDWALVLQENENLMELIDPRLGSDFDKEQALRMAKVALLCTNPSPVLRPSMSAVVRMLEGLDDVHAYKSDQYEFNSQAMTDQYDDIPVGSSDSPYKVNISSDASKQMMKNYIFIKYSKLYL; this is encoded by the exons ATGTCAGCCTCCATGTTCATAACCCTCATACCAATTATACTCTCCTTCTTCTATCCTACATTTCTTGAAGCACAGAGTGGGCTTCTTCCTGAAGATGAAT TAAATGCACTGAAGGAAATAGCAGATCAATTGGGGAAGAAGGATTGGGATTTCAGTGTAAATCCTTGTGACAAGAAATTTAACCAGATGAAACCAATAGGGAATGGCATGCCAGAATATGTGTACAATAATTCTATCAGTTGCAATTGTAGCTTCCCTGCTGGTATTTGCCATGTTGACGCCAT AGTTTTGAAAGCACAGAGTCTGCAAGGTGTCCTTCCTCCTTCATTGGCGAAGTTACCCTTCATCAAGACAAT TGATCTGAGCCGAAACTACTTAAGTGGTACAATTCCTCTTGAATGGGCTTCTACCAAATTGAAATATCT GGCTGTTATTGTGAATCGATTGTCGGGACCAATTCCAAAATACTTGGGAAATATAACGACTCTGGAATATTT GGGCTTGGAGAACAACATGTTCAATGGAACTGTCCCACCTGAGCTTGGGAAActtgtcaaattaaaaaaact CTTTCTTGGTGCTAATTATCTCACAGGTGAATGGCCAAAAGAACTTAATTCTCTTACAAAATTGAAGGAGTT TAGGCTCAGCAGTAATAACTTCACTGGGAAACTGCCTAGCTTTCAAGGTTTGGGAAACCTTGAAGAACT AGAGGTTCAAGCAAGTGGCTTTGAAGGGCCCATACCTGAAAATATTTCTCTTTTGACAAGCTTAACAGAACT TAGAATCAGTGACCTAAATGGTGGTGGTGTCTCCAAGTTTCCTATATTAAACAGCATGAAAGGACTGAGAAAGTT ATTATTGAGGAGGTGTAATATTTCTGGGAAGATACCTGAATATATAGCTAATATGACAAGCTTGCGACAATT AGATTTGAGTTTTAATAATCTGGAAGGAGGGATTGATGATCTTCAAATCGATAATGCACACTACAT ATATCTAACAAGCAACTCGCTTAGTGGGCATATTCCTCAATGGTTTCTAAACCGAGATCCCAGATA TTATGTCGATCTTTCATACAATAAGTTTGAGGACAGTTATGTGCCACTAAATTGTCGGGAAAATGT AAACTTATTCAAAAGCCATAATGGAGGAGATAATTC ACTAATTG ATTGGTATTCATTTCACATCAATTGTGGTGGGGGAAATGTTTCGATTGGTGACACTACATATGATGCAGATGACGATTCTAGCGGCCTTGCAAAATTTGTTTCAGAAAGAGAGAACTGGGTAACCAGTAATACGGgatttttttgggataaaaataaaacactaaCTGACTATACAGCAACAAATATATCTCTTATCAAGGGAAAAGACTCTGAAATCTACAGGACAGCTCGCTTGTCTCCTTTATCTCTGGTATATTACAGACGCTGTTTAGCAAATGGGAACTACACTGTGAAGCTTCATTTTGCAGAGATAGTTTTGAGAGATGACAATTCTTTTCTAAGTCTTGGAAGGCGCATATTTGATGTTTATATACAG GGCGAGAGGAAATTAAAGGATTTTGATATTAAAGCTGAAGCACATGGAGCTGATAAAGCGTTGGTTAAACAATTTCAAGCAGTTGTCAGAGATAAAACTCTCGAGGTGCGCCTTGAGTATGCTGGAAAAGGAACAACAGCGGTCCCAATTAGAGGAAATTATGGCTCTTTAATATCTGCCATTTCTGTGGAATCTG ATTTCAAGCCTCCCAAAAATAGAAAGACTGTAATTATAGTTGCTGCAATAgcttcttctttgtttcttattttTGCAATTCTCTGTTTCGTTGGATGGATGATCTACACTAGAAACAAGACCTCACGGGAAAAGG AACTACAAGGCCTTGATCTACGAACTGGTCGATTTAcctttaaacaaattaaagccgCAACAAATAACTTTGCTTCTGCAAATAAGATTGGGGAAGGTGGTTTCGGACCTGTGTACAAG GGTACATTATTGGATGGTACAGTTATTGCTGTGAAACAACTCTCGTCCAAATCAAAACAAGGAAACCGTGaatttttgaatgaaataagcATGATTTCTTGTTTGGAGCACCCTAATCTTGTGAAACTTCATGGGTGTTGTGTTGAGGGAAAGCAGTTGTTGTTGGTGTATGAGTACTTGGAAAACAATAGCCTTGCCCATGCTCTATTTg GTCCAGAAGATTGTCAACTGAAAATAGACTGGGCTACCAGACAAAGAATCTGTGTTGGTATTGCAAAAGGTTTAGCTTTCTTGCATGAAGAATCAGAAATAAAAATTGTTCATAGAGACATTAAAGCCACTAATGTGCTTCTTGACAAAGAACTCAATCCAAAAATTTCTGACTTCGGTCTAGCTAAACTTGATGATGAAGACAAGACACACCTCAGCACAAAAGTTGCTGGGACATT AGGATATATGGCTCCTGAATATGCAATGTGGGGCTACTTAACGTACAAAGCTGATGTCTATAGTTTCGGAGTGGTGGCACTTGAAATTGTTGCCGGGAAGAACAACATGAAGTATCAACCTGATGAGGACTATGTTTGCCTCCTTGATTGG GCACTAGTtcttcaagaaaatgaaaaccTAATGGAGCTAATTGATCCAAGATTAGGTTCTGATTTTGACAAAGAACAAGCTCTCAGAATGGCCAAAGTGGCTTTGCTTTGTACTAATCCTTCCCCAGTCCTTAGGCCATCCATGTCTGCAGTTGTTAGAATGCTTGAAGGCCTTGATGATGTTCATGCGTACAAATCCGATCAATACGAATTCAATTCTCAAGCAATGACAGATCAATATGATGATATTCCAGTCGGCTCAAGTGATTCTCCCTACAAAGTAAATATTTCTTCAGATGCAAGTAAACAAATGATGAAAAATTATATCTTTATTAAATACAGTAAATTATACTTGTAA
- the LOC116023672 gene encoding probable leucine-rich repeat receptor-like serine/threonine-protein kinase At3g14840 isoform X3, translating into MSASMFITLIPIILSFFYPTFLEAQSGLLPEDELNALKEIADQLGKKDWDFSVNPCDKKFNQMKPIGNGMPEYVYNNSISCNCSFPAGICHVDAIVLKAQSLQGVLPPSLAKLPFIKTIDLSRNYLSGTIPLEWASTKLKYLGLENNMFNGTVPPELGKLVKLKKLFLGANYLTGEWPKELNSLTKLKEFRLSSNNFTGKLPSFQGLGNLEELEVQASGFEGPIPENISLLTSLTELRISDLNGGGVSKFPILNSMKGLRKLLLRRCNISGKIPEYIANMTSLRQLDLSFNNLEGGIDDLQIDNAHYIYLTSNSLSGHIPQWFLNRDPRYYVDLSYNKFEDSYVPLNCRENVNLFKSHNGGDNSLIGKCLKQCTKDWYSFHINCGGGNVSIGDTTYDADDDSSGLAKFVSERENWVTSNTGFFWDKNKTLTDYTATNISLIKGKDSEIYRTARLSPLSLVYYRRCLANGNYTVKLHFAEIVLRDDNSFLSLGRRIFDVYIQGERKLKDFDIKAEAHGADKALVKQFQAVVRDKTLEVRLEYAGKGTTAVPIRGNYGSLISAISVESDFKPPKNRKTVIIVAAIASSLFLIFAILCFVGWMIYTRNKTSREKELQGLDLRTGRFTFKQIKAATNNFASANKIGEGGFGPVYKGTLLDGTVIAVKQLSSKSKQGNREFLNEISMISCLEHPNLVKLHGCCVEGKQLLLVYEYLENNSLAHALFGPEDCQLKIDWATRQRICVGIAKGLAFLHEESEIKIVHRDIKATNVLLDKELNPKISDFGLAKLDDEDKTHLSTKVAGTLGYMAPEYAMWGYLTYKADVYSFGVVALEIVAGKNNMKYQPDEDYVCLLDWALVLQENENLMELIDPRLGSDFDKEQALRMAKVALLCTNPSPVLRPSMSAVVRMLEGLDDVHAYKSDQYEFNSQAMTDQYDDIPVGSSDSPYKVNISSDASKQMMKNYIFIKYSKLYL; encoded by the exons ATGTCAGCCTCCATGTTCATAACCCTCATACCAATTATACTCTCCTTCTTCTATCCTACATTTCTTGAAGCACAGAGTGGGCTTCTTCCTGAAGATGAAT TAAATGCACTGAAGGAAATAGCAGATCAATTGGGGAAGAAGGATTGGGATTTCAGTGTAAATCCTTGTGACAAGAAATTTAACCAGATGAAACCAATAGGGAATGGCATGCCAGAATATGTGTACAATAATTCTATCAGTTGCAATTGTAGCTTCCCTGCTGGTATTTGCCATGTTGACGCCAT AGTTTTGAAAGCACAGAGTCTGCAAGGTGTCCTTCCTCCTTCATTGGCGAAGTTACCCTTCATCAAGACAAT TGATCTGAGCCGAAACTACTTAAGTGGTACAATTCCTCTTGAATGGGCTTCTACCAAATTGAAATATCT GGGCTTGGAGAACAACATGTTCAATGGAACTGTCCCACCTGAGCTTGGGAAActtgtcaaattaaaaaaact CTTTCTTGGTGCTAATTATCTCACAGGTGAATGGCCAAAAGAACTTAATTCTCTTACAAAATTGAAGGAGTT TAGGCTCAGCAGTAATAACTTCACTGGGAAACTGCCTAGCTTTCAAGGTTTGGGAAACCTTGAAGAACT AGAGGTTCAAGCAAGTGGCTTTGAAGGGCCCATACCTGAAAATATTTCTCTTTTGACAAGCTTAACAGAACT TAGAATCAGTGACCTAAATGGTGGTGGTGTCTCCAAGTTTCCTATATTAAACAGCATGAAAGGACTGAGAAAGTT ATTATTGAGGAGGTGTAATATTTCTGGGAAGATACCTGAATATATAGCTAATATGACAAGCTTGCGACAATT AGATTTGAGTTTTAATAATCTGGAAGGAGGGATTGATGATCTTCAAATCGATAATGCACACTACAT ATATCTAACAAGCAACTCGCTTAGTGGGCATATTCCTCAATGGTTTCTAAACCGAGATCCCAGATA TTATGTCGATCTTTCATACAATAAGTTTGAGGACAGTTATGTGCCACTAAATTGTCGGGAAAATGT AAACTTATTCAAAAGCCATAATGGAGGAGATAATTC ACTAATTGGTAAGTGTCTAAAGCAATGCACGAAAG ATTGGTATTCATTTCACATCAATTGTGGTGGGGGAAATGTTTCGATTGGTGACACTACATATGATGCAGATGACGATTCTAGCGGCCTTGCAAAATTTGTTTCAGAAAGAGAGAACTGGGTAACCAGTAATACGGgatttttttgggataaaaataaaacactaaCTGACTATACAGCAACAAATATATCTCTTATCAAGGGAAAAGACTCTGAAATCTACAGGACAGCTCGCTTGTCTCCTTTATCTCTGGTATATTACAGACGCTGTTTAGCAAATGGGAACTACACTGTGAAGCTTCATTTTGCAGAGATAGTTTTGAGAGATGACAATTCTTTTCTAAGTCTTGGAAGGCGCATATTTGATGTTTATATACAG GGCGAGAGGAAATTAAAGGATTTTGATATTAAAGCTGAAGCACATGGAGCTGATAAAGCGTTGGTTAAACAATTTCAAGCAGTTGTCAGAGATAAAACTCTCGAGGTGCGCCTTGAGTATGCTGGAAAAGGAACAACAGCGGTCCCAATTAGAGGAAATTATGGCTCTTTAATATCTGCCATTTCTGTGGAATCTG ATTTCAAGCCTCCCAAAAATAGAAAGACTGTAATTATAGTTGCTGCAATAgcttcttctttgtttcttattttTGCAATTCTCTGTTTCGTTGGATGGATGATCTACACTAGAAACAAGACCTCACGGGAAAAGG AACTACAAGGCCTTGATCTACGAACTGGTCGATTTAcctttaaacaaattaaagccgCAACAAATAACTTTGCTTCTGCAAATAAGATTGGGGAAGGTGGTTTCGGACCTGTGTACAAG GGTACATTATTGGATGGTACAGTTATTGCTGTGAAACAACTCTCGTCCAAATCAAAACAAGGAAACCGTGaatttttgaatgaaataagcATGATTTCTTGTTTGGAGCACCCTAATCTTGTGAAACTTCATGGGTGTTGTGTTGAGGGAAAGCAGTTGTTGTTGGTGTATGAGTACTTGGAAAACAATAGCCTTGCCCATGCTCTATTTg GTCCAGAAGATTGTCAACTGAAAATAGACTGGGCTACCAGACAAAGAATCTGTGTTGGTATTGCAAAAGGTTTAGCTTTCTTGCATGAAGAATCAGAAATAAAAATTGTTCATAGAGACATTAAAGCCACTAATGTGCTTCTTGACAAAGAACTCAATCCAAAAATTTCTGACTTCGGTCTAGCTAAACTTGATGATGAAGACAAGACACACCTCAGCACAAAAGTTGCTGGGACATT AGGATATATGGCTCCTGAATATGCAATGTGGGGCTACTTAACGTACAAAGCTGATGTCTATAGTTTCGGAGTGGTGGCACTTGAAATTGTTGCCGGGAAGAACAACATGAAGTATCAACCTGATGAGGACTATGTTTGCCTCCTTGATTGG GCACTAGTtcttcaagaaaatgaaaaccTAATGGAGCTAATTGATCCAAGATTAGGTTCTGATTTTGACAAAGAACAAGCTCTCAGAATGGCCAAAGTGGCTTTGCTTTGTACTAATCCTTCCCCAGTCCTTAGGCCATCCATGTCTGCAGTTGTTAGAATGCTTGAAGGCCTTGATGATGTTCATGCGTACAAATCCGATCAATACGAATTCAATTCTCAAGCAATGACAGATCAATATGATGATATTCCAGTCGGCTCAAGTGATTCTCCCTACAAAGTAAATATTTCTTCAGATGCAAGTAAACAAATGATGAAAAATTATATCTTTATTAAATACAGTAAATTATACTTGTAA